From Juglans regia cultivar Chandler chromosome 8, Walnut 2.0, whole genome shotgun sequence, the proteins below share one genomic window:
- the LOC109003744 gene encoding EPIDERMAL PATTERNING FACTOR-like protein 2: MDSSENCVCWHRYRHLLITSLLFVLLVSSSTKVRFMAEGRGIPELVKAAQERIEEKKVVRMVRTQIGSRPPSCERRCSNCEHCEAVQVPIVPRVLQKTPRTNHFSAAAVATPTIAYSRDGVSNYKPMCWKCKCGDFIFNP; encoded by the exons atggacaGCTCTGAAAATTGCGTTTGTTGGCACAGATATAGACATCTACTCATAACTTCTTTGCTCTTTGTGCTTTTGGTTTCAAGCTCGACCAAAGTGAGATTCATGGCTGAAG GAAGAGGCATTCCAGAGTTAGTTAAGGCTGCTCAA GAAAGGATAGAAGAGAAGAAAGTAGTAAGGATGGTGAGAACTCAGATAGGGTCCAGGCCACCAAGTTGCGAGAGGAGGTGCAGCAACTGTGAGCACTGCGAAGCAGTTCAGGTCCCGATCGTCCCAAGAGTACTGCAAAAAACACCCAGGACAAACCATTtctctgctgctgctgttgcgACCCCCACAATTGCATACTCCAGAGATGGGGTCTCTAACTACAAGCCTATGTGCTGGAAGTGCAAGTGCGGGGACTTCATCTTCAATCCTTGA